Part of the Leptodactylus fuscus isolate aLepFus1 chromosome 6, aLepFus1.hap2, whole genome shotgun sequence genome, tgtgcgctattgtgacgaaaagtagcctattgtttaatcgagtgtaatgagtatgtttgtggaaaatttcagccaaatcggtggagcggtttttccgtgattgaggaacaaacatccgaacatgcaaacatccaaacacacaaactttcacatttataatattaatagaattttaaatataaaaaaataataaaaagtagttGAAGAAAAAGCATAAAAATGTCAGAAATATCCAAATCGATATAAAAAAACCCTTGAATTTGCCCCAACTTGCAAAAAAGATGCTTTATACAACTTGTACACTGCAATTTAAAACATTGATAGGTTTCAGAATAAGATGACTcaaatctttttatttttcaaagttttggatttttgtaaaggtattacAACATATTAAAGCTATATACATTTGAATTACatgtgattctttttttttttttttttttttacagtttaaagggatcctatcattaaaatgctattttttgtccctaacacgtaggaattgccttaagaaaggctattcttctcctacctttagatgtcttctccgtgctgcggtttggtagaaatcccggttttcttctgtatgcaaatgaattctctcgcagcactgagggcggtccccagcaatcaaacagcactggggcagtccccaatgcttcgagagaactctccagcgtcacctccatcttcgtctggaacggcctctccctgcgtcttcttccggcactggattcaaacttctaggcacgagcagtcggctctgccgtcgggcctcgggcagagccaactgcgcatgtccgcggccattttcttgtggccacttatcccagcttactgagtaagcagccacaagaaaatggccgcatacacTAGTTTActgggtaagcggccacaggaaaacggCAGAACGACTGCgcgtgcctagaagtttgaagccagtgccggaagaagaagcaAGGAGAGGCCGTTCAAGGCGAAGATAGAAgcaacgctggagagttctcttgcagcattggggatgccgccaatgctgtttgagcgctggagacgccctcagtgctgcaagagaactgaatggcagcgcggagaagacttctaaaggtaggaaaagaatagcctttcttaaggctatacctacgtgttagggacagaaAATAGCATAGCATtatatagcattttaatgattgaatgccTTTAATAAATTCAAGAAACACATACAAACTGGTGTCCATCTGTAAACCTGTAAAATAAGATGTATCCCTCTTTTTGTGTTAGCCACAAAAGCCTAGGATACCATACCTTTTGTAtctgtcaaaaaaacaaaaaaaacaaacaaacattaactGTATGTAAAAAGATAACCATCTGTCTTTTGCATCCGTTTTAGGGCTCTACTAAACAGATGTGAAAAAACTATAATGTGCATGTAACCCTATTTTTCCATACTTTTTGTCAATAAAATAAGTTGAAAACACTAAAATGGCTCCTGTCTTCTGTGAGCTGTTTGATGTTTAAGACATATTGATTTCTGACAATAACATTTCGAACATTCTGATCTGATCTCTAGCTAAAACATTTCACActctcccacattctgaacaggaatatggcttctctcctgtgtgaattctgagATATCGAACAAAATCTGATTTCTAATTAatagatttcccacattctgcacatgaaattGGTTTCTCGCCTGTGTGTATTCTACCAGGTTTAAAATGTTAACAGTTGTGATTTATTTGTAGAATATTTCTAACATTCAGAACATGGAAAtgccttctcccctgtgtgaattctctgacgTTCAACAAGTATTGTAGAGACATGATCTTTACCACATTCTGAATATGAAAATGATTTCTCCCTTGTGTGAATTTTCTTATGTTTATTAAGTTGTGGTTTActtgtaaaacattttccacattctgaacatgaatatggcttctctcctgtgtgaattttttcatGTTTAAGAAGATTTGATTTGTCTCTGAAACGTtttccacattctaaacatgaaaatggcttctcccctgtgtggattctctcatgtctaacaagatctgatttatttgtaaaacatttcccacattgtggacatgaatatggcttctctcctgagtgaagtctctgatgtataacaagagCTGACTtctggctaaaacatttcccacattctaaacataaaaatggcttctctcctgtgtgaactctttgatgtctaacaagatcctTTTTACTCCTATACCGCTTCTCACATTCaacacatgaaaatggcttcttggctgtgtgaattctctgatgcctAACAAAAGCTGCTTTGTGGCTtatacatttcccacattcagtacATGTAAATGATTCCTTCTCTGTGAGCATTTTGTCACGTTTAAGAGTGCCTGGTTTAGAGCTGTAAGTTTCCTGAacttctgaacatgaatatggcttctcctctTTAAGATGTCGCTGATGTACAACACTCCTTTTAAGGCTTTTATTTGGCTTCACAGTCCATGACGTATGGGAAGATCGGACCTGTATAGAAGGATTAGATGATACatctttgctgtgaagggctgagggtatatctgggataaTGACTTGTTCTTCATCTGTCAAGAAAAACATAACTATATAACTATTTTGATAGTTTATTACatttctgtataaaaaaaaaagttcatccaAATTTCAAAACCGTAAAACTAAATTCAACTAAGACAGCGGTGACCAATCTAACAGCAGATCATGATGTTGGTCCACCAAACTGTTCTCATCTTCCATCTTGCAGCCATCATCTTCCTATGTTCATGTGTCACTGCTATTAAGTGAAGTCCATCTCACACACTTCCTGACTACATGTACTTTGCACATGGTACAGAAATAGTTCTCACTCACACAGAAATATGGAACAGTGTGTCGTATCACCTATAATGGTATGGTATTACACTGGAAAAATTAACATAGAATTAATGTAGGTGGTGAATGAGGAGAATATGTGACTGTTCTCACTTTATTTAGTTGTGACTACTCACCTGGACgattgtcctccatacactcctcATCACCCCTCACATATGTCTCTGGAACAATAATAATGTTCAGATCTTCACCTGGATACAAaagctgtgaaacaaatattgtaaaagtcatcagacggatggagaagtcacgtgggatgttttataggagaagaaaagatcattcattatcatgaccaccaaaagtgacagcaggatagctgcaggtctcctggataaatccaccatgttgattccttattccaaccagcagcctccatagccagaaaactgtgagaagatccagacaacatgtcatgtctatggtcagctttatcctgccatctccacctttctcattacacaagtagaaaacatctaatactgtgggataaaaccagactgaccacgagaccttcacagccttctacagggcagaggaagatttcatgtgaccttatctccatctacctgatcatcctggaggacattttcttccttacagtcctgtggtagaagaggactgggacatctctccggtgatgttctcttactggatggaactggaggaaacacatacaggaaCTGAATTaattctttccatacagataatgagaggccgtgtgtatttagtcatgtctattacctgctgatgtgaggggctgctgatcctccatcatcacctccttgtacacatctttgtgtccttctaaatactcccactcctccatggagaaatagacagtgacatcctgacaccttataggaacctgacaacacaatgatacagtcatcaccagatcccttcatagcgctcctgtataatgtcccagcattcccagcagtgtcacctctccagtcagaagctcaatgatcttgttggtgagttctaggatcttctgtctatTGATCTTCTCATGTATTGGGGAGTGAGGTGGAGGCTccaggattgggctcagggttgtTTCCCATCCTTTAGTTATAGgggtctgacagcgcccactagaggtcttcttcactactgtgtaatcctgtttatggagagacacattaataaatctcactccatccattcccagagtccctcacctctccagtcatatcatctgttattactatagataagaatgatgtaatgtgacatcatcagaatctctcacctctccagtaagctggtacagGATCTCCAGGGTGAGATTTATTATACTTTCTGCCATCTTGTTTTTGTCTTGCTCCATCCTTGAAGGTCAATCAGGAAGATTATATTAGTCCATAGAGATGATTCAATACTGAAGGaacataaaagtagaaaaatacaATTACTGaggataagaaaaaatatatgagGAGTTAATAAAGTGCAGATGTTTTAATCTCTCTTTATATAATTTGGAACATTCGTAGAATGACTTGTGAGGAGATTTTCCACCATGTTGTGGTTAGAGTTGTTTGATAGTTTGTATCGTCTAGAGCTAATTATGGGCCAAAGAGGTGATTTCAGTATTTACGACACTATTATGGGCCACAATGGTTACGTTCCCTGCTTACTGGCAGCCCTGCTATGATGTATTTAGCACACACAGAgcctagtttttttttgtttttttttaataatgtgacAGTCCAATCATATAGACACAAAGTGAGCAGACACTGGAGTCTGCGATATCTAGTCAAGGAACCCATTTCAGACTTGCAGATAGAACTTCTAGGATATAAATTAAACTATGGGACgtggctgggaggcagggacttctaGCATCCCACACAGCTATAACGCTAGGAGCCTGTCTCCTGGCGTAAGGTACAGGTCAAGACATAAGGCACTAACACGTATTGCGTTTCACACCTCAGACTCAGTAGTGTAAAAGTAGCCTTATAGTCAGTTTCCAGGACAGACAGCCACTAAGTGCACATTTTTTCTTCCAAATCTCCCTCTCTGACCCACTGACAACCTTTCGGGGCGGTATAATGTCTACTGTAAAGAAATTAGAACACATCAACGTGGAGGAAAGGAGCAACACAAAGAGACGCAAGAGAGAAGAAAACGACGGAAGAGTTTACCCCCTTACAGGTCTACTAAGGAGGACAAAGGATTAGATAAGACGTCGGGAGATCACATGGTGAAGGTACAAAGGGAGaagaaagaaatgaatggaaaaaaaataagaaaagataTTAAAACAAAGGTTTTTGTTACAAAAATTGGACTTATTTTAGTTAAATTATTAAAAACCTCACACGCCATTGTCACAATCAGATTGACCTGTATTTACTCTGCACGTAAACCGGAtagtgtttaaaataaaaaaacaagaaaagatATAAAAAAATCTTCGTACGGCGACGCGAGTAAAAAAAAGTTCTGGCTCGTGAAATGCAATGAGGCAAAAACTCCAAAATAGGTCAGTAATAAAAGATGGGGGtaatgaaggggttaaagatacaCACACGACCCAATAATCCTGACAGACAGTGACAGGGAATAcacacatacctccacctgtACAGCTGTATCAATCTACTGGCTTTGGGgctacaggacctgtgatgatgtcactgtcatgtgatcagtcacatgtgtgggaggagtcaagtgATCACATGATGAGGTGTTACCGGGTTACGTGTTCAGTGTATACAGGACTCTGCTGTGCTGGTTGTGGTCAGTGCTAGATGAGCTGGAGTGTATGTGACATGTgacatgtgtgtgtgtggatgtagcagaactgtgtatgtatgatgtgtatgtagcagagctgtgtgtgtatgatgtgtatatagcagagctgtgggtgtatgatgtgtatgtagcagagctgtgtgtgtgatgtgtacagagcagagctgtgtgtgtatgacgtgtacggagcagagctgtgtgtatatgacgtgtacggagcagagctgtgtgcgtatgacgtgtacggagcagagctgtgtgcgtatgacgtgtacggagcagagctgtgtgcgtatgacgtgtacggagcagagctgtgtgcgtatgacgtgtacggagcagagctgtgtgcgtatgatgagtatgtagcagagctgtgtgtatatgatgtgtatggagcagagccgtgtgtatatgatgtgtatggagcagagccgtgtgtatatgatgtgtatggagcagagctgtgtgtatgatgatgatgtggatgtagcagagctgtgtgtgtatgatgtgtatggagcagagctgtgtgtgtatgatgtgtatggagcagagctgtgtgtgcgcgTGATGTgtatagagcagagctgtgtatatgatgtgtatagagcagagctgtgtgtgtatgatatgtgcagagctgtgtgtatatgatgtgtatgtagcagagctgtgtgtgtatgatgtgtatgtagcagagctgtgtatgatgtgtatgtagcagagccgtgtgtatatgatgtgtagCTGTATGTGTATGAAGTGGACGTAGCAAAGCTGTGTCTGTATGATGTGTACAGAGCAGTGATATGTGCCTGTTGAATATGCCTGCAACAGGATACTGtctgtaatatacagtacattaacGTCTGCGTCTAAGGTTCATGTAGAAGAGTTAGAGACCCACCATGTTCTATTAGATTAAGGCCTTTTGCACACGACCCAGTACGAAGCCCACGGCTCTTCCAATGTTCTATTACAGTCCAATATTTTataggacatgctctataaatATCGGAACACAAGTTGGAAAAGCCTCGACATGAGCCCTAAGAAATATAAAGTCAATATCTCAATTTCTTTGTCATGTCCCTCAGACCGTTCCTGAACAATGTTTGCATTTGGTCACGGACATGATCTTACTTCAAGAGAACACTGCCATTAGGGGGCACTGCTATCAGGATGGAGACTACGTCATCTGCACAATGTTTAGGTAGACAGCACATGACACAGTGATATCAACAGGATGCCAAGACTCAGTTTTTCCCAAGAGATTGTTGTCCAGAGCATCAAAGCAGCTCTGCTAACTTACCCCTATTCATTACCTTTATCTTCCGGAGGTAAGCAAAGCACCCCGACATCCACCTGATATAAAAAACATGATACATCAGACCAGATCGCCTTCCtcccttatttttttttacaatagtttTATTTTGTTACCTTTTTGGAAACACAGATATGTTTAACTGATTCATCTGACAATTCAGGGATACATAGaacatacactgctcaaaaaaataaagggaacacttacaaGCAATACAATGTAACTCCaggcaacactgattgacaatcaatttcacatgcggtggggaccacagacctcatctcagtaccaatgctttctggctgatgttttggtcacttttgaatgttggttgtgctttcacactcgtggtagcaggAGACGGAATCCACAACCCACACATgtggtttaggtagtgcagctcatccaggatggcacatcaatgcgagctgtggcaagaaggtttcctgtgtctgtcagcgtagtgtccagaggctggaggcgctactaGGAGATAGgccaggagatgtggagggggccaTAGGAAGACAATAACTCAGTAGCAGTactgctacctccgcctttgtgcaaggaggaacaggaggagcactgccagagccctgcaaaatgacctccagcaggccacaaatgtacaTGTGTCTGCCAAActgttagaaactgactccatgaggatggtatgagggcccaacgtccacagatggagattgtgctcacagcccaacaccgtacaggacgcttggcatttgccacagaactccaggattggcaactttgccactggtgccctgtgctcttcacagatgaaagcaggttcacacatgtgacagacgtgacagagtctggagactccatggagagcaatctgctgcctgcaacatccttcagcatgactggtttggcagggggtcagtaatggtgttgggtggcatttctttggagggccgcacagccctccatgtgctcgccagaggtagcctgactgccattaggtacagagatgagatcctcagaccccttgtgagaccatatgctggtgcggttgtccctgggttcctcctaatgcaggacaatgctagACCTCATGTGGCGGGAGTGTGTCagaagttcctgcaagatgaaggaattcaagctatggactggcccacccgttctccagacctgaatccatccaccaacatcactttgcaccacagactgtccaggagttggcagatgctttagtccaggtctgggaggagatccctcaggagaccatctggaACCTCattaggagcatgcccaggtatgtagggaggtcatacaggcacatggaggtcacacacactactcagcctcatactgacatgttttaaggacattacatcaaagttggatcagccagTAGTGTGTAGTTGGTTcagcctccattggttaataaatttgatttccattgatgatttttgtgtgattttcttgtcatcacattcaacttggaacagaacaaacaatgagaagatttcattcagatctaggatgtgttatttgagtgttccctttatcttTTTAAGCAGTGTatcttattactagagatgagcgaacagtgttctatcgaacacatgttcgatcggatatcagggtgttcgccatgttcgaatcgaatcgaacaccacgtggtaaagtgcgccaaaattcgattcccctcccaccttccctggcgccttttttgcaccaataacagcgcaggggaggtgggacaggaactacgacactgggggcattgaaaaaaattggaaaaagtcattggctgccgaaatcaggtgacctccattttagacgaatagtggatttcaaatccgggtcatatgagaatgtgaactttgtgactatgagacagggatagctgtacaggcagggatagctagggataacctttatttaggggggaatgttattaaaaataactttttggggctctatcgggtgtgtaattgtgatttttgtgagataaactttttcccatagggatgcattggccagcgctgattggccgaattccgtactctggccaatcagtgctggccaatgcattctattagcttgatgaagcagagtgtgcacaagggttcaagcgcaccctcggctctgatgtagcagagccgaggctgcacaagggttcaagcgcaccctcggctctgatgtaggagagccgagggtgcacttgaacccttgtgcaccctcagctctgctacatcagagccgagggtgcgcttgaacccttgtgcacactctgcttcatcaagctaatagaatgcattggccagcgctgattggccaatgtattctattagcctgatgaagtagagctgaatgtgtgtgctaagcacacacattcagctctacttcatcaggctaatagaatgcattggccagcgctgattggccagagtacggaactcgaccaatcagcgctggctctgctggaggaggcggagtctaagatcgctccacaccagtctccattcaggtccgaccttagactccgcctcctccggcagagccagcgctgattggccgaaggctggccaatgcattcctatgcgaatgcagagacttagcagtgctgagtcagttttgctcaactacacatctgatgcacactcggcactgctacatcagatgtagcaatctgatgtagcagagccgagggtgcactagaacccctgtgcaaactcagttcacgctaatagaatgcattggccagcgctgattggccaatgcattctattagcccgatgaagtagagctgaatgtgtgtgctaagcacacacattcagcactgcttcatcacgccaatacaatgcattagccagtgctgattggccagagtacggaattcggccaatcagcgctggctctgctggaggaggcggagtctaagatcgctccacaccagtctccattcaggtccgaccttagactccgcctcctccagcagagccagcgctgattggccgaattccgtactctggccaatcagcactggctaatgcattgtattggcttgatgaagcagtgctgaatgtgtgtgcttagcacacacattcagctctacttcatcgggctaatagaatgcattggccagcgctgattggccgaattccgtactctggccaatcagcactggctaatgcattgtattggcttgatgaagcagtgctgaatgtgtgtgcttagcacacacattcagctctacttcatcgggctaatagaatgcattggccaatcagcgctggccaatgcattctattagcgtgaactgagtttgcacaggggttctagtgcaccctcggctctgctacatcagattgctacatctgatgtagcagtgccgagtgtgcatcagatgtgtagttgagcaaaactgactcagcactgctaagtctgcattcgcataggaatgcattggccagccttcggccaatcagcgctggctctgccggaggaggcggagtctaaggtcggacctgaatggagactggtgtggagcgatcttagactccgcctcctccagcagagccagcgctgattggccgaattccgtactctggccaatcagcactggctaatgcattgtattggcttgatgaagcagtgctgaatgtgtgtgcttagcacacacattcagctctacttcatcgggctaatagaatgcattggccaatcagcgctggccaatgcattctattagcgtgaactgagtttgcac contains:
- the LOC142210383 gene encoding uncharacterized protein LOC142210383; the protein is MEQDKNKMAESIINLTLEILYQLTGEDYTVVKKTSSGRCQTPITKGWETTLSPILEPPPHSPIHEKINRQKILELTNKIIELLTGEVPIRCQDVTVYFSMEEWEYLEGHKDVYKEVMMEDQQPLTSAVPSSKRTSPERCPSPLLPQDCKEENVLQDDQLLYPGEDLNIIIVPETYVRGDEECMEDNRPDEEQVIIPDIPSALHSKDVSSNPSIQVRSSHTSWTVKPNKSLKRSVVHQRHLKEEKPYSCSEVQETYSSKPGTLKRDKMLTEKESFTCTECGKCISHKAAFVRHQRIHTAKKPFSCVECEKRYRSKKDLVRHQRVHTGEKPFLCLECGKCFSQKSALVIHQRLHSGEKPYSCPQCGKCFTNKSDLVRHERIHTGEKPFSCLECGKRFRDKSNLLKHEKIHTGEKPYSCSECGKCFTSKPQLNKHKKIHTREKSFSYSECGKDHVSTILVERQRIHTGEKPYSCSECGKVFSQKSNLVTHLRIHTGEEPYSCSECGKSFKAQSNLLKHKKIHTGEKPFSCSECGKCFFRKSHLTIHLRIHTGEKPFSCSECDKCFKAQSNLVKHQRVHTEEKPYSCTECGACFREKMQLIKHESSHTGVKPFPCAECGKCFTDKSNLFKHKRIHKGVKPFPCSECGKCFYQNSLLLKHQRIHTSEKPYSCSECEKCFKAQSDLVKHQRIHTGEDTFVCSECGKYFAGKSNLAKHQRTHTGKKPFSCLDCEKCFYQKSDLARHQRIHTGEKPYSCSECGKCFSLKFMLIKHLRTHTGEKPC